From the genome of Tachypleus tridentatus isolate NWPU-2018 chromosome 6, ASM421037v1, whole genome shotgun sequence:
AAGAGTTCATGATCACGTGCTCCACTAATATGTCACTGTTTCTAAAGGAGAGAACACCAACAGATTTAGGTGAGATGATCAATCTGGCAGAACAGTATATGGAATCCCAGGGAGGGAGTATTACTGGCAAGCTCAAGGATAACCAGTTCAAGTCAAAACAAGTAATGGATGAATATTACCAGGATTCCACATAAAGTCACAGGAGGTAAACAGTAAAATAGGTGAAGGTATGCTATGCTTGTTATACAATGAGGCACTTTGTCAGTGAGTACACATCTATTGTCAACAAGCAACTTCAGAACTCTCAATAAAAAAGCTGGAGCTATCTAAATATATGGTGCTGCCAGAAGAAACAGAATCAAGACATTTCAGATTAACCAACAGAAGGAATTGCTACCATCATGATTAAACAATGCACCAC
Proteins encoded in this window:
- the LOC143254442 gene encoding uncharacterized protein LOC143254442, whose protein sequence is MLPSVKMLICEEFMITCSTNMSLFLKERTPTDLGEMINLAEQYMESQGGSITGKLKDNQFKSKQVMDEYYQDSTWARYVLIDGMVRKLPIARIQVDTPY